One genomic region from Pseudoduganella dura encodes:
- a CDS encoding transposase — MMGRQATKRELFVSISLEEYVPEDHLLRAVDRYLDLSEFRLCLADSYSHTGRPSIDPELMARMLIIGYSYGIRSERRLCEEVSMNLAYRWFCRLGLKDKVPDHSSFSKNRHGRFRDHDAFRQLFDSVLRRCMAEGLVQGEGFATDASMIKADAQRQRSRPGDAGIDWGDPAQASRPVREYLTALEQANPVPPTPKRISLTDPAATWTAAAGPAIFAYCTNYLIDLKAGMIVDVEASAVNKTAEVEATKTMIDRVEEKFAIKPRRLVGDTNYGVAAMLGWLVNEKSIAPHVPVWDKSEHHDGTFSRADFIFDAENNRYVCPAGKHLKPAQRSQQKNPFRYRASQYDCQLCELKPKCCPNMVIRKIDRSPQEPARDVARAIGKTDAYRQSRRERKKVEMLFAHLKRILKLGQLRLRGPSGAHDEFLLAATAQNLRRMAKSCFYKYQI; from the coding sequence ATGATGGGACGTCAAGCAACCAAGAGGGAACTGTTCGTATCGATCAGTCTAGAGGAATATGTTCCTGAAGACCATCTGTTGAGAGCAGTGGACCGATATCTCGACCTGAGCGAATTTCGGCTGTGCCTGGCTGATTCGTACAGCCATACCGGACGGCCATCGATTGATCCTGAGTTGATGGCACGGATGCTGATTATTGGCTACTCCTACGGTATCCGTTCAGAACGACGGCTATGCGAAGAAGTCAGCATGAACCTGGCGTACCGCTGGTTCTGTCGGCTCGGTCTGAAAGACAAGGTCCCGGATCACTCGAGTTTTTCCAAGAACCGGCATGGCCGTTTCCGTGATCACGACGCTTTCCGCCAGCTGTTCGATTCCGTTCTTCGGCGTTGTATGGCTGAAGGTTTAGTGCAGGGTGAGGGATTTGCGACTGATGCCAGCATGATCAAGGCTGACGCCCAGCGTCAACGATCTCGTCCAGGCGATGCCGGAATCGATTGGGGGGACCCAGCACAGGCAAGTCGGCCAGTGCGCGAGTATTTGACAGCCTTGGAACAGGCCAATCCGGTGCCGCCAACACCGAAAAGAATTTCTCTAACCGACCCGGCCGCAACCTGGACTGCTGCTGCAGGACCGGCGATTTTTGCCTATTGCACCAATTACCTCATCGATTTGAAGGCTGGAATGATTGTCGATGTCGAGGCTTCAGCGGTGAACAAAACAGCAGAGGTCGAAGCGACCAAAACCATGATTGATCGTGTCGAGGAAAAGTTCGCCATCAAACCGCGTCGTCTGGTGGGTGACACGAACTACGGTGTTGCTGCAATGCTGGGATGGCTGGTCAACGAAAAAAGCATTGCTCCTCACGTCCCGGTATGGGATAAATCCGAGCATCACGACGGCACTTTCAGTCGTGCCGACTTCATCTTCGATGCTGAAAACAACCGCTACGTTTGCCCTGCCGGGAAACACCTGAAACCGGCTCAACGTAGTCAGCAGAAAAATCCGTTTCGTTATCGAGCCAGCCAGTACGACTGTCAGCTTTGTGAGTTAAAACCGAAGTGCTGCCCCAACATGGTTATCCGCAAGATCGACCGAAGCCCTCAAGAACCTGCACGCGATGTTGCTCGTGCTATCGGCAAGACCGACGCATATCGCCAGTCACGGCGGGAACGAAAGAAAGTGGAAATGCTGTTTGCCCACCTCAAACGCATCCTGAAACTCGGCCAGTTACGTCTGCGTGGTCCCAGCGGTGCCCATGACGAGTTTCTTTTGGCGGCAACCGCCCAAAATCTTCGGCGAATGGCAAAAAGCTGTTTTTATAAATATCAAATATGA
- the galB gene encoding beta-galactosidase GalB: MKHSRQGRPVAARLATPLMALAFMAAAPAMVVTVAAAPQETADRQSPRQRVPFNDGWKFTLGDPGGNSAPYLYDIRPEVKESADGKVADAMPEEAARIARGNVPLLKPWILPTGNAFIKDPAKRFTRPAQEPAIDAPYARAEFDDSAWRAVTLPHDWAIEGPFLKTGPYGGMGRLKTWGPAWYRNKIAITNADAGKSVFLDIDGAMAYSSVWINGKLAGGWPYGYNSFRIDLTKFLKPGDNQLAIRLDNTAESARWYPGAGLYRNVWLTKTAPVHVGQWGVQVRTPKVSKESAQVAWNVTLDNAGTAPATADVTTQLYALDGKGRMTGNAVATAVSPRTTIAPGASATVAGDTTLRNPRLWGPVPNQTPNRYAAVTTVRQDGRVIDRYETPFGIRDLRFDASRGLFVNGEHVPIRGVNNHHDLGALGAAFNVRAAERQLEIMLEMGINALRVSHNPPDPQLLDLTDRMGIVVQDEVFDSWERKKTPLDFHLIFPEWHEQDLRAMLRRDRNHPSIVMWSVGNEVGEQYTGEHGAAIGRKLVGIVHEEDPGRPATTAMNWAKPDMPLPATMDVISLNYQGTGIRTLPGQFPAFREKFPDKVILHTESASALSSRGEYQFPVPGALSASVRPGAGGDPKTQQVSAYELFASDFGSSADRAFASLDQNPYTAGEFVWTGFDYLGEPTPYYGARSSYSGIVDLAGFRKDRYYLYQARWRPDLKMAHILPHWTWPDRVGEVTPVHVFTSGDEAELFVNGKSQGRLKVAPYAYRLRWDFVTYEPGTIEVVAYKDGKEWARSSVKTADAPSALQAVADRATIAGDGRDLSFITVRVTDKAGLTSPRASNRVRFTVEGPGELVATDNGDPTSFESFQSPERAAFNGLVLGVVRAKAGGKGPITVRVSAEGLQGTKVQLRSTGR; the protein is encoded by the coding sequence GTGAAGCATTCGCGTCAAGGGCGGCCCGTGGCCGCACGACTTGCCACGCCATTGATGGCGCTGGCATTCATGGCGGCGGCACCGGCCATGGTGGTGACCGTGGCGGCGGCCCCGCAGGAAACGGCGGACAGGCAGTCGCCGCGCCAGCGCGTTCCGTTCAACGACGGCTGGAAGTTCACCCTGGGGGACCCGGGCGGCAACTCGGCGCCATACCTGTACGACATCCGCCCCGAAGTCAAGGAGTCCGCGGACGGCAAGGTGGCCGATGCGATGCCGGAAGAAGCGGCGCGCATCGCCCGCGGCAACGTGCCGCTGCTGAAACCCTGGATTCTTCCGACCGGCAATGCCTTCATCAAGGATCCGGCCAAACGTTTCACGCGCCCGGCGCAGGAACCGGCGATCGATGCGCCGTATGCCAGGGCCGAGTTCGACGACAGCGCATGGCGCGCCGTCACGCTGCCGCACGACTGGGCCATCGAAGGCCCGTTCCTGAAGACCGGCCCCTACGGCGGCATGGGCCGGCTGAAGACCTGGGGCCCGGCCTGGTACCGCAACAAGATCGCCATCACGAATGCCGATGCCGGCAAGTCGGTCTTCCTCGACATCGATGGCGCGATGGCATATTCGTCCGTCTGGATCAACGGCAAGCTGGCCGGTGGCTGGCCTTACGGCTACAACTCGTTCCGCATCGACCTGACGAAATTCCTGAAGCCGGGCGACAACCAGCTGGCGATCCGCCTCGACAACACGGCCGAATCGGCGCGCTGGTACCCGGGCGCCGGGCTTTACCGCAATGTATGGCTGACGAAAACCGCGCCCGTCCATGTCGGCCAGTGGGGCGTGCAGGTGCGCACGCCGAAGGTGTCGAAGGAGTCGGCCCAGGTGGCGTGGAACGTCACGCTGGACAACGCCGGCACCGCGCCGGCCACGGCGGATGTGACCACCCAGCTGTACGCGCTCGACGGCAAGGGCCGCATGACGGGGAATGCCGTGGCGACCGCGGTTTCGCCAAGGACAACCATCGCTCCCGGCGCCAGCGCCACCGTGGCCGGCGACACCACGCTGAGAAATCCGCGCCTGTGGGGCCCGGTGCCGAACCAGACGCCCAACCGCTACGCGGCCGTGACCACGGTGCGCCAGGATGGCCGCGTGATCGACCGCTACGAAACGCCGTTCGGCATCCGCGACCTGCGCTTCGACGCCAGCCGCGGCCTGTTCGTCAACGGCGAGCACGTGCCGATCCGCGGCGTGAACAACCACCACGACCTGGGCGCGCTGGGCGCCGCGTTCAACGTGCGCGCGGCCGAGCGCCAGCTCGAGATCATGCTGGAGATGGGTATCAACGCGCTGCGCGTGAGCCACAATCCGCCGGACCCGCAACTGCTCGACCTGACCGACCGCATGGGCATCGTCGTGCAGGACGAGGTGTTCGACTCGTGGGAACGCAAGAAGACGCCGCTCGACTTCCACCTGATCTTCCCCGAGTGGCACGAGCAGGACCTGCGCGCGATGCTGCGCCGCGACCGCAACCATCCGTCGATCGTGATGTGGAGCGTGGGGAACGAAGTGGGCGAGCAGTACACCGGCGAGCATGGCGCGGCGATCGGCCGCAAGCTGGTGGGCATCGTGCACGAGGAAGACCCCGGCCGCCCCGCCACCACGGCGATGAACTGGGCCAAGCCGGACATGCCGCTGCCGGCCACGATGGATGTGATCAGCCTGAACTACCAGGGCACCGGCATCCGCACGCTGCCGGGCCAGTTCCCGGCCTTCCGCGAGAAGTTCCCGGACAAGGTCATCCTGCACACGGAAAGCGCCTCCGCGCTGTCCAGCCGCGGCGAATACCAGTTCCCGGTGCCGGGCGCGCTCAGCGCCTCGGTGCGGCCGGGCGCCGGCGGCGATCCGAAGACACAGCAGGTTTCCGCCTACGAACTGTTCGCGTCGGACTTCGGCAGCTCGGCCGACCGCGCCTTCGCCTCGCTCGACCAGAACCCGTACACGGCCGGCGAATTCGTCTGGACCGGCTTCGATTACCTGGGCGAGCCTACCCCCTATTACGGCGCGCGCAGCTCGTATTCCGGCATCGTCGACCTGGCGGGCTTCAGGAAGGACCGCTACTACCTGTACCAGGCGCGCTGGCGCCCGGACCTGAAGATGGCGCATATCCTGCCGCACTGGACCTGGCCGGACCGCGTCGGCGAAGTCACGCCGGTGCACGTGTTCACGTCCGGCGACGAGGCCGAGCTGTTCGTCAACGGCAAGTCGCAGGGCAGGCTGAAAGTCGCGCCGTATGCCTACCGGCTGCGCTGGGATTTCGTGACGTACGAACCGGGAACGATCGAAGTGGTCGCCTACAAGGACGGCAAGGAATGGGCCCGTTCGTCGGTGAAGACCGCCGACGCGCCATCCGCCCTGCAGGCCGTCGCCGACCGCGCCACCATCGCCGGCGACGGCCGCGACCTGTCGTTCATCACGGTGCGCGTGACCGACAAGGCCGGGTTGACATCGCCGCGCGCCAGCAACCGCGTGCGCTTCACGGTCGAAGGCCCGGGCGAGCTGGTGGCCACGGACAATGGCGACCCGACAAGCTTCGAGTCGTTCCAGTCGCCGGAGCGCGCCGCGTTCAATGGCCTGGTGCTGGGCGTGGTGCGCGCCAAGGCGGGCGGCAAGGGCCCGATCACGGTGCGCGTCTCGGCCGAAGGCCTGCAAGGCACGAAGGTCCAGCTGCGCAGCACCGGCCGCTGA
- a CDS encoding histidine phosphatase family protein, with the protein MSHSILRSLAIGLLATAALHGPAAAADEARLWQRLKAGGHVVVMRHAATTPGVGDPPGFRLGDCATQRNLSPGGRDDAKAAGAAFTRNGVLVGRVLTSRWCRCADTADLAFGRAEPAEMLDSMWQQDDAERNRKVAAVRRHTATYSEPGNLVLVTHDVNIRALTGKSVAQGEMVVAKASADGSLEVLGTLGVPKPAR; encoded by the coding sequence ATGTCACATTCCATCCTGCGCTCGCTCGCCATCGGCCTGCTTGCAACGGCCGCGCTGCACGGGCCCGCCGCCGCGGCGGACGAAGCCCGCCTTTGGCAGCGGCTGAAGGCCGGCGGGCATGTCGTGGTGATGCGCCACGCCGCCACCACGCCCGGCGTCGGCGATCCGCCCGGCTTCAGGCTGGGCGACTGCGCGACACAGCGTAACCTGTCCCCGGGCGGCCGTGACGATGCGAAGGCGGCCGGCGCCGCGTTCACCCGGAACGGAGTGCTGGTCGGCCGGGTACTGACCAGCCGCTGGTGCCGCTGCGCCGATACCGCCGACCTGGCGTTCGGCCGCGCCGAGCCGGCGGAAATGCTCGATTCGATGTGGCAGCAGGATGACGCCGAGCGCAACCGCAAAGTGGCCGCCGTTCGCAGGCATACCGCCACGTACAGCGAGCCGGGCAACCTGGTGCTGGTGACCCATGACGTGAACATCCGCGCGCTGACCGGCAAGAGCGTGGCGCAGGGCGAGATGGTGGTGGCGAAAGCGAGCGCCGACGGCAGCCTGGAGGTGCTGGGCACGCTGGGCGTGCCGAAGCCGGCGCGGTGA
- a CDS encoding ThuA domain-containing protein: MRLFLRCLLCCLAFCNLARADPQFKLLVLAAPNKYHYEYIPVAREGFERLGKLHAFEMTYATGLWALDGDLKQYAAIVLLNTSGEEFSDAQRRKFEDYVNGGGNVAVVHRAIIIPPGKWPWYEKLVGRSFTIHPMMQTAVVRTVDAGFPATFGVPARWIWSDEWYELANPHDVAIRPVLNVDERTYDPGRIWPGQVAKGMGADHPVSWYHSVGRARVFVTALGHDVNMYRDRHYLDHLYGGIWWAATGRGVAESR; this comes from the coding sequence ATGCGCCTGTTCCTCCGCTGCCTCCTTTGCTGCCTTGCCTTCTGCAACCTGGCCCGGGCCGATCCCCAGTTCAAGCTGCTGGTCCTGGCCGCGCCGAACAAGTACCACTACGAATACATCCCCGTTGCGCGCGAAGGCTTCGAGCGGCTCGGCAAGCTGCATGCGTTCGAGATGACCTATGCGACCGGGTTGTGGGCGCTGGACGGCGACCTGAAACAGTATGCCGCCATCGTGCTGCTCAATACTTCCGGCGAGGAATTCAGCGACGCGCAGCGCAGGAAATTCGAGGATTACGTGAACGGCGGCGGCAATGTCGCCGTGGTGCACCGCGCGATTATCATCCCGCCCGGCAAATGGCCGTGGTACGAAAAGCTGGTGGGCCGCTCTTTCACGATCCATCCGATGATGCAGACCGCCGTCGTGCGCACCGTCGATGCGGGATTTCCGGCCACGTTCGGCGTTCCCGCGCGCTGGATCTGGAGCGACGAGTGGTACGAGCTCGCGAACCCGCACGACGTGGCGATCCGGCCGGTTCTGAACGTGGATGAACGCACGTACGACCCGGGCCGGATCTGGCCCGGCCAGGTGGCGAAGGGCATGGGCGCCGACCACCCGGTCAGCTGGTACCACAGCGTGGGCAGGGCGCGCGTGTTCGTCACGGCGCTGGGGCACGACGTGAACATGTACCGCGACCGCCATTACCTGGACCACCTGTACGGCGGCATCTGGTGGGCGGCGACCGGCAGGGGCGTCGCCGAATCCCGATAA
- a CDS encoding glycoside hydrolase family 95 protein, giving the protein MTTTRHIDGRRRGFLVSAGLAMAWPALAGATVVAEQRGSREDLSLWYDRAAGPWVEALPVGNGRLGAMVFGRVAQERIQLNEDTLFAGGPYDPNNPGALEALPRVRALVAAGKFEEAAALASAGMMARPLRQMPYGAAGDLLIDIAGTAAATDYRRTLDLDTAVVTTRFASGATRHVRETFASAPDDVIVVRLAAEGDGRLDIDLGYRHPGNVKYGERSPEGAAWDRRESTDAGSRPATLSVRADGAAALLVEGRNVAAHGIEAALRYAVRVQAASDGSVTVDGDRLRVRGARVVTLVIAVATSYVNFRDVGGDPLAAVRARSTAAAGKPYARLRADHVAAHRALFRRLSLRLGTPDAAATPTDRRIAAAETAPEPGLAALYVQYARYLLISSSRPGSQPANLQGVWNEGTNPPWGSKYTININTQMNYWPADPANLGECTEPVLRMVEDLAITGAVTARQGYGARGWVTHHNTDLWRATAPIDGPNWGLWPCGGAWLCKTLWDHYEYHPGGEEGQAYLRRIWPLLKGASLFFADTLVEDPGGRGLVTSPSVSPENRHPFGAAVCAGPAMDRQIVRDLFGWTLAAHRLLGEPDAALARELADKRARLAPDRVGAHGQLQEWLEDWDAQAPEQDHRHVSHLYGIYPGDQINVRDTPALVAGAKVTLNTRGDKSTGWATAWRLALWARMGDGDRAHAILLGLLGPERTYPNMFDAHPPFQIDGNFGGAAGVLEMIVQSWGGEIRLLPALPKAWPDGALHGVRARGGVALDIAWQGGRLRSVALRGQPGAKVALRLGERLVDAALDGAGRARFDDGLRRQG; this is encoded by the coding sequence ATGACAACGACAAGACATATCGATGGCCGCCGCCGCGGGTTCCTCGTATCCGCGGGCCTGGCGATGGCCTGGCCGGCGCTGGCCGGCGCCACGGTGGTGGCCGAGCAACGGGGCAGCCGCGAAGACCTGAGCCTGTGGTACGACAGGGCCGCCGGCCCGTGGGTCGAGGCGCTGCCGGTCGGTAACGGCCGGCTGGGGGCCATGGTGTTCGGCCGCGTGGCGCAGGAGCGCATACAGCTGAACGAGGACACGCTGTTCGCCGGCGGCCCGTACGACCCGAACAACCCCGGCGCGCTGGAGGCGCTGCCGCGAGTACGCGCGCTGGTGGCCGCCGGCAAGTTCGAGGAGGCGGCAGCCCTGGCATCGGCCGGCATGATGGCCAGGCCGCTGCGGCAGATGCCGTATGGCGCCGCCGGCGACCTGCTGATCGATATCGCCGGCACCGCGGCCGCCACCGACTACCGCCGCACGCTGGACTTGGACACGGCCGTGGTCACGACCCGGTTCGCGAGCGGGGCCACCCGGCACGTGCGCGAGACGTTCGCCAGCGCGCCGGACGACGTGATCGTCGTGCGCCTGGCCGCCGAAGGGGATGGCCGGCTGGACATCGATCTCGGGTACCGGCACCCCGGCAACGTGAAGTACGGCGAACGCAGCCCCGAAGGCGCGGCCTGGGATCGGCGCGAATCGACGGATGCCGGCAGCCGGCCCGCCACGCTGTCGGTCCGGGCCGACGGCGCGGCCGCGCTGCTGGTCGAGGGCCGCAACGTGGCGGCGCACGGCATCGAGGCAGCGCTGCGCTACGCGGTGCGGGTGCAGGCCGCCAGCGACGGCAGCGTGACCGTCGACGGCGACCGGTTGCGGGTGCGCGGCGCGCGCGTAGTGACGCTGGTGATCGCCGTTGCCACGAGCTACGTGAATTTCCGCGATGTCGGCGGCGATCCCCTGGCCGCCGTGCGCGCCCGCAGCACGGCGGCGGCGGGCAAGCCCTACGCGCGCCTGCGCGCCGACCACGTGGCCGCGCACCGGGCACTGTTCCGGCGCCTGTCGCTGCGCCTCGGCACCCCGGATGCCGCCGCCACGCCGACCGACCGGCGCATCGCCGCTGCGGAAACGGCGCCCGAGCCGGGGCTCGCGGCGCTGTACGTGCAGTACGCGCGCTACCTGCTGATCTCGTCGTCGCGGCCGGGCAGCCAGCCGGCCAACCTGCAGGGCGTGTGGAACGAGGGGACCAACCCGCCGTGGGGTTCGAAATACACGATCAACATCAACACGCAGATGAACTACTGGCCGGCCGATCCCGCCAACCTGGGCGAATGCACGGAGCCGGTGCTGCGGATGGTGGAAGACCTGGCGATCACGGGCGCCGTCACGGCGCGGCAGGGCTACGGCGCGCGCGGCTGGGTGACCCACCACAACACCGACCTGTGGCGCGCCACCGCGCCGATCGACGGCCCGAACTGGGGCCTGTGGCCATGCGGCGGCGCCTGGCTGTGCAAGACGCTGTGGGATCATTACGAATACCATCCGGGTGGCGAGGAAGGGCAGGCATACCTGCGGCGCATCTGGCCGCTGCTGAAAGGCGCGTCGCTGTTTTTCGCCGACACGCTGGTCGAGGACCCGGGCGGACGCGGGCTCGTCACGTCGCCATCGGTCTCGCCGGAAAACAGGCACCCGTTCGGCGCCGCCGTATGCGCCGGGCCGGCGATGGACCGCCAGATCGTGCGCGACCTGTTCGGCTGGACGCTGGCCGCGCACCGGCTGCTGGGCGAACCCGATGCCGCATTGGCACGCGAACTTGCCGACAAGCGTGCGCGCCTCGCGCCGGATCGCGTGGGCGCCCACGGCCAGCTGCAGGAATGGCTGGAAGACTGGGATGCGCAGGCGCCCGAACAGGACCACCGGCACGTGTCGCACCTGTACGGCATCTATCCCGGCGACCAGATCAACGTACGCGATACGCCGGCCCTGGTGGCGGGCGCGAAGGTCACGCTGAACACCCGTGGCGACAAGTCCACCGGCTGGGCCACCGCATGGCGCCTGGCCCTGTGGGCCCGGATGGGCGACGGCGACCGAGCGCACGCGATCCTGCTGGGCTTGCTGGGCCCCGAACGCACTTACCCGAACATGTTCGACGCGCATCCGCCGTTCCAGATCGACGGCAACTTCGGCGGTGCCGCCGGCGTGCTGGAGATGATCGTGCAGTCGTGGGGCGGCGAAATCCGGTTGTTGCCGGCCCTGCCGAAAGCCTGGCCGGACGGCGCGCTGCACGGCGTGCGGGCGCGGGGCGGCGTGGCGCTGGATATCGCGTGGCAAGGCGGACGGCTGCGCTCGGTCGCGCTGCGCGGGCAACCGGGCGCGAAAGTGGCGCTGCGCCTGGGCGAGCGGCTGGTCGATGCCGCGCTCGACGGGGCAGGGCGGGCCCGGTTCGATGACGGGCTGCGCAGGCAAGGCTGA
- a CDS encoding alpha/beta hydrolase family protein encodes MLKLITFLAVSLMWAAQCHAAGFQSARLPGEGGVAIELAIWYPSASGTAMHDIGVTTQQVAIGGEVMGTSLPLIIVSHGTGGYAFSHYDTALALADAGFIVAALTHPGDNYKDQSRAVDILARPRHVTAAIDYMLREWRGRAALASDGIGIFGFSSGGFTALVNAGGIPDLARVPVHCTAHPGDFACRLLAEHVQRPIPVSSSKNLHDARIKAAVIAAPALGFTFDAAGLRNVNIPLQLWRAQDDDILPHPWYAEAVRHALPMAPEYHVVQGAGHFDFLAPCSEQLARIAPPICVSQAGFDRVAFHHSFNRKVVAFFSKALGKR; translated from the coding sequence ATGCTGAAATTGATTACTTTCCTGGCTGTGTCCCTGATGTGGGCAGCTCAGTGCCACGCGGCCGGGTTCCAGTCTGCCCGGTTACCGGGCGAAGGGGGCGTCGCCATCGAGCTGGCGATCTGGTATCCCAGCGCATCCGGCACAGCGATGCACGACATCGGGGTGACCACCCAGCAAGTCGCAATAGGCGGTGAAGTCATGGGAACAAGTCTGCCCCTGATTATCGTCTCACACGGTACGGGAGGCTACGCCTTCAGTCATTACGACACGGCCCTGGCGCTGGCAGACGCGGGATTCATCGTCGCCGCGCTCACCCACCCGGGCGACAACTACAAAGACCAAAGCCGCGCTGTCGATATCCTGGCGCGCCCCAGGCACGTTACAGCGGCGATCGACTATATGCTGCGCGAGTGGCGCGGGCGCGCTGCACTGGCGTCAGACGGGATCGGCATCTTCGGTTTCTCGTCCGGTGGATTTACGGCGCTGGTCAATGCAGGCGGCATACCGGACTTGGCGCGGGTCCCAGTGCATTGCACGGCCCATCCTGGCGACTTCGCCTGCCGGTTATTGGCCGAGCATGTGCAGCGACCAATCCCTGTCAGTTCATCGAAGAACTTGCACGATGCGAGAATCAAGGCCGCCGTGATTGCGGCACCGGCTCTGGGATTCACCTTCGACGCGGCTGGATTACGCAATGTGAATATCCCACTGCAACTCTGGCGCGCACAGGACGATGACATTCTTCCGCATCCCTGGTATGCCGAAGCCGTGCGCCATGCGCTGCCGATGGCGCCGGAGTATCACGTCGTACAGGGCGCAGGTCACTTCGATTTCCTGGCACCGTGCAGCGAACAGCTAGCCCGTATTGCGCCGCCCATTTGCGTCAGCCAGGCGGGGTTCGACCGTGTCGCGTTCCATCACAGTTTCAATCGGAAGGTGGTCGCCTTCTTCTCGAAAGCGTTAGGGAAGCGCTGA
- a CDS encoding cyclic-phosphate processing receiver domain-containing protein, producing MKVYLDDERATPDGWVRVYWPDETVTLLSTEDVVELSLDHDLGDDERGTGYDVVFWIEEAVALRGFIPPLIRVHSANSSAREKMEAGIAAIRRFQTTRR from the coding sequence ATGAAAGTCTATCTCGACGATGAAAGAGCTACACCAGATGGCTGGGTTCGAGTCTACTGGCCTGATGAGACTGTGACGCTACTATCGACCGAGGATGTCGTGGAGCTAAGTCTTGATCACGATTTGGGCGATGATGAGCGTGGCACCGGCTACGATGTAGTGTTCTGGATTGAAGAAGCAGTGGCACTGCGCGGTTTCATTCCACCACTGATTCGAGTGCACTCCGCCAATAGCTCAGCGCGGGAAAAGATGGAAGCTGGAATAGCTGCAATACGTCGATTTCAAACTACGCGCCGGTAG
- a CDS encoding aquaporin encodes MAIAKRLAAEFIGTALLLSIGGGAGIAAQRLAGGDAAMALLVSALVGATGLAVLVLTFGNISGGLFNPVLTLSEAWRGNLRIDYVAPYIVAQVAGAVAGMAAVHGMYGLDLMTAPHGGRTGTSQWLGESVATFGLLCVFIGCGRARPAAAPFAVSAYVMAACWYSSSPAFMNPAMTLARAIGEAGALRLADAPAFVLAQLAGAGAATAIFIWLHGTSRGPVRT; translated from the coding sequence ATGGCCATAGCAAAGCGCCTGGCGGCCGAATTCATCGGCACCGCACTGCTGCTGTCGATCGGCGGCGGCGCCGGCATTGCCGCGCAGCGCCTGGCGGGTGGCGATGCCGCGATGGCGCTGCTGGTCAGCGCACTGGTCGGCGCCACCGGGCTGGCCGTGCTGGTCCTCACGTTCGGCAATATTTCCGGCGGCCTGTTCAATCCCGTGCTGACACTGTCGGAAGCGTGGCGTGGCAACCTGCGTATCGATTACGTAGCGCCCTACATCGTCGCGCAGGTGGCGGGTGCCGTGGCCGGCATGGCAGCCGTGCATGGCATGTACGGGCTGGACCTGATGACGGCTCCGCACGGGGGACGCACCGGCACGAGCCAGTGGCTGGGCGAGTCTGTCGCCACGTTCGGCCTGCTGTGCGTCTTTATCGGCTGTGGCCGGGCCCGCCCTGCGGCGGCGCCGTTCGCCGTGTCCGCCTATGTGATGGCGGCCTGCTGGTACAGCTCTTCGCCGGCCTTCATGAACCCGGCGATGACGCTGGCCAGGGCAATCGGCGAAGCCGGCGCGCTGCGCCTGGCCGACGCGCCTGCTTTCGTGCTGGCGCAACTGGCCGGCGCCGGCGCGGCGACGGCCATCTTCATCTGGCTCCATGGAACGTCGCGCGGCCCGGTGCGGACCTGA
- a CDS encoding alpha/beta fold hydrolase, with the protein MKKCILVVLFAAVIPFQVCSGQSAHELKSTTVPAKIDMLYTPEIGGIKQAVEIKTDDMSRPVLLFLSGGPGSSMMNNAGSFTTMLKTRFTIVQWDQRDAGKTLKLNPSPTRPSVEQMEQDTLQVIDFVRKELKQEKIFLLGSSWGNVLGFHVVKTHPEVLHAYFAVNPVVSQLASEKELLQTLRSHFYGNPLAVSELANVNIPFKTDEDLLYLRKWLFYKDGKTNVLSEEFKSGFLHWSAKWSSVWNEVMTVDLPKSLTQVECPVYFLVGAMDIQTSTRITQAYFEKLKAPKKELFMFERSGHQIHQDEPEKLQSTILKTLSAI; encoded by the coding sequence ATGAAAAAATGCATTTTGGTAGTTCTGTTTGCAGCCGTCATCCCGTTTCAAGTCTGTAGCGGTCAGAGTGCACATGAGCTGAAGTCCACAACTGTTCCAGCAAAGATCGACATGCTTTACACACCTGAAATCGGTGGAATCAAGCAGGCTGTAGAAATCAAGACGGATGATATGAGCAGACCAGTGCTGTTGTTCCTGTCCGGAGGTCCGGGCAGCTCAATGATGAACAATGCGGGTTCTTTCACTACCATGCTGAAAACTCGATTCACGATTGTTCAGTGGGATCAACGGGACGCTGGCAAAACCCTGAAATTGAATCCATCTCCAACGCGTCCTTCAGTTGAACAAATGGAGCAGGATACACTGCAAGTCATAGACTTTGTCAGGAAAGAACTAAAGCAGGAAAAGATCTTCTTACTAGGCAGCTCCTGGGGGAACGTCCTTGGCTTTCATGTCGTTAAAACCCACCCAGAAGTCCTACATGCCTATTTCGCTGTCAACCCTGTGGTAAGCCAACTAGCAAGTGAAAAAGAGCTGCTTCAGACCTTGAGGAGCCACTTCTACGGAAATCCGTTGGCGGTGAGCGAATTGGCTAACGTGAATATCCCGTTCAAGACCGATGAAGACCTGCTGTACTTGAGGAAGTGGCTCTTCTACAAGGATGGCAAGACCAATGTGCTGAGTGAGGAATTCAAGAGCGGCTTTCTTCATTGGTCGGCTAAGTGGTCCTCAGTGTGGAACGAGGTCATGACGGTTGATTTGCCGAAGTCTCTAACGCAAGTTGAATGCCCAGTTTATTTTCTTGTAGGCGCCATGGATATTCAGACTTCCACACGGATCACGCAAGCATACTTTGAGAAGTTGAAAGCGCCGAAGAAGGAGCTATTCATGTTTGAACGTTCTGGGCATCAAATCCATCAGGATGAACCGGAAAAGCTTCAGAGTACAATCCTCAAGACACTCAGCGCGATTTGA